One Equus caballus isolate H_3958 breed thoroughbred chromosome 14, TB-T2T, whole genome shotgun sequence DNA segment encodes these proteins:
- the ARSI gene encoding arylsulfatase I: protein MAMHALTGVSLISLLSLGYLSWDWAKPSLLADGPGEASEQPSAAPPQPPHIIFILTDDQGYHDVGYHGSDIETPTLDRLAAEGVKLENYYIQPICTPSRSQLLTGRYQIHTGLQHSIIRPRQPNCLPLDQVTLPQKLQEAGYSTHMVGKWHLGFYRKECLPTRRGFDTFLGSLTGNVDYYTYDNCDGPGVCGFDLHEGESVAWGLSGQYSTMLYAQRVSHILASHSPRQPLFLYVAFQAVHTPLQSPREYLYRYRTMGNVARRKYAAMVTCMDEAVRNITWALKRYGFYNNSVIIFSSDNGGQTFSGGSNWPLRGRKGTYWEGGVRGLGFVHSPLLKRKRRTSRALVHITDWYPTLVGLAGGTASATDGLDGYDVWPAISEGRASPRTEILHNIDPLYNHARHGSLEGGFGIWNTAVQAAIRVGEWKLLTGDPGYGDWIPPQTLAAFPGSWWNLERMASARQAVWLFNISADPYEREDLAGQRPDVVRALLARLVDYNRTAIPVRYPAENPRAHPDFNGGAWGPWASDEEEEEEEEEEGRARSFSRGRRKKKCKICKLRSFFRKLNSRLMSHRI, encoded by the exons ATGGCGATGCACGCTCTCACCGGCGTCTCTCTCATCAGCCTGCTCAGCTTGGGCTACCTGTCCTGGGACTGGGCCAAGCCGAGCCTGCTGGCTGACGGGCCCGGGGAGGCGAGCGAGCAGCCCTCGGCCGCTCCACCCCAGCCTccccacatcatctttatcctcACCGACGACCAGGGCTACCACGACGTGGGCTACCATGGCTCAGATATCGAGACCCCTACGCTGGACCGGCTGGCGGCCGAGGGTGTCAAGTTGGAGAATTATTACATCCAGCCCATCTGCACGCCTTCGCGGAGCCAACTTCTTACCGGCAG gtACCAGATCCACACAGGCCTCCAGCACTCCATCATCCGCCCACGGCAGCCCAACTGCCTGCCCCTGGACCAGGTGACACTGCCCCAAAAACTGCAGGAAGCAGGTTACTCCACCCACATGGTGGGCAAGTGGCACCTGGGCTTCTACCGGAAGGAGTGCCTGCCCACCCGTCGGGGCTTTGACACCTTCCTGGGCTCGCTCACGGGCAATGTGGACTACTACACCTATGACAACTGTGATGGCCCAGGGGTGTGTGGCTTCGACCTGCATGAGGGTGAGAGTGTGGCCTGGGGGCTCAGCGGCCAGTACTCCACTATGCTCTATGCCCAGCGTGTCAGCCACATCCTGGCCAGCCACAGCCCCCGgcagcccctcttcctctacgTGGCCTTCCAGGCGGTCCACACACCCCTGCAGTCCCCTCGTGAGTACCTGTACCGCTACCGCACCATGGGCAACGTGGCCCGCCGGAAGTACGCAGCCATGGTGACCTGCATGGATGAGGCTGTGCGCAACATCACCTGGGCCCTCAAGCGCTATGGTTTCTACAACAACAGTGTCATCATCTTTTCCAGTGACAACGGCGGCCAGACCTTCTCCGGGGGCAGCAACTGGCCACTTCGAGGACGCAAGGGCACTTATTGGGAAGGTGGTGTGCGGGGCCTGGGCTTCGTCCATAGCCCCCTGCTCAAGCGGAAGCGACGGACAAGTCGGGCGCTGGTGCACATCACGGACTGGTACCCGACCCTGGTAGGTCTGGCAGGTGGCACTGCCTCGGCCACCGATGGGCTAGATGGCTATGACGTGTGGCCAGCCATTAGTGAGGGCCGGGCCTCACCACGCACTGAGATCCTGCACAACATTGACCCACTCTATAACCATGCCCGCCATGGCTCCCTGGAGGGTGGCTTCGGCATCTGGAACACCGCTGTGCAGGCTGCCATCCGCGTGGGCGAGTGGAAGCTGCTGACCGGAGACCCCGGCTATGGCGATTGGATCCCACCGCAGACGCTGGCGGCCTTCCCTGGAAGCTGGTGGAACCTGGAGCGGATGGCCAGTGCCCGCCAGGCCGTGTGGCTCTTTAACATCAGTGCTGACCCCTATGAACGGGAGGACCTGGCTGGCCAGCGGCCCGACGTGGTCCGTGCCCTGCTGGCCCGCCTGGTGGACTATAACCGCACAGCCATCCCTGTGCGCTACCCAGCTGAGAATCCTCGGGCCCATCCCGACTTTAACGGAGGTGCTTGGGGGCCCTGGGCCAGtgatgaggaagaagaggaagaggaagaagaggagggcaGGGCTCGCAGCTTCTCCCGGGGGCGCCGCAAGAAAAAATGCAAGATTTGCAAGCTGCGATCATTTTTCCGTAAACTCAACAGCAGGCTGATGTCCCACCGGATCTGA